One genomic region from Penaeus monodon isolate SGIC_2016 chromosome 24, NSTDA_Pmon_1, whole genome shotgun sequence encodes:
- the LOC119588928 gene encoding LOW QUALITY PROTEIN: conserved oligomeric Golgi complex subunit 7-like (The sequence of the model RefSeq protein was modified relative to this genomic sequence to represent the inferred CDS: deleted 2 bases in 2 codons), with translation MDLTTFSQESFEPKEWINSIFRSPEAHQNRDHYASSQVLRLQLAIQEVNNALEETSQQVMASLPRVLRDIESLGHEVAVLKNQMKSVRQDIEKVEHNTAASMQTLVKLDSLKGKISASSQALREADNWTTLSTDIEEVMDSGDIDAIASKLVALQNCLGILTHVPDYEDRVAHLEGLKVRLEALASPHIVAAFTQHNLDESVKYARLLRSLGRVDQLESYYHKCEIGQLGTAWRNGVEGSQLSGPALWLTSFYDRLSLLISNQLRWCGQVFEGSDANLLLSQLAASTLSSLDPPISQVIAASTKQQEEPLAFLISVKSSGDQFLRDFESSVGIAKPGQELLYQSQRAVLQAIYSPLQEQVLKYQEYEEALLLSHLISADIVKNDMAETLRRLREYCSKLSSQAEVAAERMFAADKWMDFPKLDFCISELVMAVDNMEHSLATMFTNAAAKFIWEPATPFSATPDLLLSKQGVDNLRQLVVKVVDEDDRLLENSMTQSQAQCQSTVEVALHTIMNPVSSQLASLPDLPAWNSRQGTTSHLSLSFSPQEYVTQIGQYLMTLPQHLEPLLVNHSPALNRALQEANTTCSSGPSGRVVSESEVSAADFLINSVGQNTCKLYTDAILKIPEITTSMITQLTTDIDYICNILEDLGVTSCDSIRQLNLLLKAPVEQYWKIAPGNNPRLIAAVRQMRNIPVQS, from the exons ATG GATCTTACCACTTTTTCCCAAGAAAGTTTTGAGCCAAAGGAATGGATTAACAGCATTTTCAGAAGCCCAGAAGCACATCAGAATAGAGAT CATTATGCATCATCTCAAGTCTTAAGACTTCAACTTGCAATTCAAGAAGTGAATAATGCTCTAGAGGAGACCAGCCAACag GTGATGGCCAGTTTGCCAAGGGTACTGAGAGACATAGAATCTCTGGGTCATGAGGTGGCTGTGCTCAAGAACCAGATGAAGAGTGTGAGGCAAGACATTGAAAAG GTTGAACACAACACAGCAGCCAGCATGCAGACCCTTGTCAAGCTTGATTCCTTGAAAGGGAAGATTAGT GCCTCCTCCCAGGCTCTCCGAGAGGCTGATAACTGGACCACACTTTCGACAGATATTGAAGAG GTAATGGACAGTGGAGATATTGATGCTATTGCCAGCAAGTTAGTAGCACTCCAGAATTGTCTGGGAATTTTGACTCATGTACCTGACTATGAAGATCGTGTGGCACATCTTGAAGGATTGAAGGTCAGACTAGAAGCACTGGCCAGCCCACACATTGTTGCTGCATTTACACAGCATAATTTAG ACGAATCAGTGAAATATGCAAGACTTCTACGATCACTAGGGCGAGTTGATCAGCTGGAAAGTTACTATCACAAGTGCGAGATTGGTCAGCTGGGCACTGCTTGGCGGAATGGAGTTGAGGGGTCCCAGTTAAGTGGCCCAGCTCTGTGGCTGACTTCCTTCTATGACAGGCTCTCTCTGCTCATTTCAAATCAG TTGCGCTGGTGTGGGCAGGTCTTTGAAGGATCCGATGCCAATCTTTTGCTTTCTCAACTGGCTGCTTCTACATTATCATCGCTTGATCCTCCCATCAGCCAAGTTATTGCTGCCTCAACCAAGCAACAGGAGGAACCACTGGCATTTCTTATAAGTGTTAAAAGCTCTGGAGATCAATTTTTAAGAGATTTCGAATCTTCAGTTGGCATTGCAAAACCAG GCCAAGAGTTGTTGTACCAGTCTCAGAGGGCAGTCTTGCAGGCTATCTACAGCCCATTACAAGAACAGGTTTTGAAATATCAAGAATATGAAGAGGCTCTTCTGCTGTCTCATCTAATATCTGCTG ATATTGTAAAGAATGACATGGCAGAAACCTTACGAAGGTTGAGAGAATATTGCAGTAAACTTTCAAGTCAAGCTGAGGTGGCAGCAGAGAGGATGTTTGCAG CTGACAAATGGATGGACTTTCCCAAGCTTGATTTTTGCATTA GTGAACTGGTTATGGCAGTTGATAACATGGAACACTCCTTGGCCACAATGTTTACAAATGCTGCAGCAAAGTTTATATGGGAGCCTGCTACACCCTTTTCTGCAACTCCAGATCTCCTTCTCTCAAAACAAGGAGTTGATAACTTGAGGCAATTAGTTGTTAAGGTTGTCG ATGAAGATGATCGACTCTTGGAGAACAGTATGACACAGTCTCAGGCACAGTGTCAGAGCACAGTGGAGGTGGCCCTCCACACCATCATGAACCCAGTGTCTTCTCAGCTGGCCTCCTTGCCGGACCTACCAGCATGGAACTCACGTCAGGGAACTACATCACATCTCTCACTGTCTTTTTCACCACAGGAGTATGTTACACAG ATAGGACAGTACCTGATGACACTACCACAGCACCTGGAGCCATTGCTGGTGAATCATAGCCCAGCACTGAACCGTGCTTTGCAGGAGGCCAATACAACATGTAGCtctgg GCCATCTGGAAGGGTTGTAAGTGAGAGTGAAGTGAGTGCAGCTGATTTTCTCATTAACAGTGTTGGACAAAACACTTGTAAGCTTTATACAGATGCCATTTTGAAGATCCCAGAGATAACTACATCCATGATCACGCAGCTCACTACAGATATTG ACTATATCTGCAACATCTTAGAGGACCTCGGAGTTACATCTTGTGATTCCATTAGACAA CTCAACCTCCTTCTAAAAGCACCAGTGGAACAGTATTGGAAGATTGCTCCTGGAAATAACCCACGCCTCATTGCTGCAGTTCGACAGATGCGAAACATTCCTGTACAGTCATAA